In the genome of Paralichthys olivaceus isolate ysfri-2021 chromosome 10, ASM2471397v2, whole genome shotgun sequence, the window tattctgcttgaccttattctgcattatcgaatataaagtgttaccgtttttttcattagtttgaGAAATGAAGTGACCTTTTCAATGAAGTGCTGAAATAGGTTTTGCTTGTTGCGTGCCTTTATATAACATTTCATTGTTATATCGTTGCCATTACTGTAATTTGCATTTGTATTCCAATAAAAGCTAAATAACCATTAAGCATAAAACATCCTGCAGTAAGGAatgttttaaagtgtgtttaCTCCAAACCCACCATCCTTGATGGTTGATATTACTGTATCAAACAGTATTACGTGGATTAAGTGTTGCTAACTCAAGTAAAGCCACAGTAAAGAAGCAGGGCAGAGTTTTTGTCTCAGCATGAGGAAGGAAATGGCAGACCAGGTGCCAGTCTCGTAGAAACAAAAAGTCTCTGTTGGAGCTCTGCATTTCAGTTCTGTGAATAGCCACTGTTCTGACACCAAAGAATAGAAGAgcatttagaagctgttttatgttttgtttcttaaacAATGAGCTGTAGAAGAGTGGGGTTTTTAATCACCACCTCCTGTCACATCCTTCACTACGCACcaattcacattttcttcacGTCTGCCTCAGTACAAAACTCACATTGCAATTCTTCCTGTCTCCTGGTGCAGTTGGATGACTCGGATTGCTCAGGTTACCGACTTTGTTGAACTTGACTTTTTATACcacagattgtaaataaagagggACAAATGCGTCTCCACGTCCTCCCACCATAAGAAATAATATTCTATATACAAGCTCTGCCATCTTGCACAGTCACGATAGTGAGGTCCCACTGACCAATCGGTGTCAGCTGTCATCATGTCTCCCccattttatagcatcaaataacttactaaaaccaaacttatcagaaacattaacacttgaaaaaacatcagtgtgaaaggaactacctaaaatgactgaaatcaTCTTTAAGACAGATTTAGTTTGGTCAATGTCCCATCTACCAACACGGAGGAGACATGTGGTGTTTCTTTACAATTATTAATGACtgaataaatcaaaatcaaatttatttatgaTTGCACATAAACCCAACTGAAAGTCTTTAGATAGATTCAGTTCCTGTGCCTCCCACACTGCTGCCAGGCACATAACTGACATTTACTCTGATGGAACATAGCAGTTGAAAAATACCACGGTGGGTTGGGGGTATTTTTAGTTCAAAATCTCATGCATCTATGACAGTTTGCACAAGGACTGATACAGCTGCTTTGTGCTGTGCATTATCTATTAACAGTTTTCTGCCACATTTATCTGATGAAGGTGTTGTAGTGCAAGTGGTCAGAtataaaaggaggaaaaaacattCAATGCAGCTTTCAGGAATATGTATAGTTTTTCATTACATGTAGTACATGTCTTGAGGAAGCGGTTTAACATTTGACACTTAACATAAGAAAGACAGCTTTTCTTTTATGATGTTAGCGGTGGTGAGCTGTGCGCATGTTATGATGAGGCTGACAGCTGCGTTGATGACCAACATTCATTTCTAAGCAATTCTCGTAAATGTCCCCTGTTAGTTCCTGTaaacgaaaaaaaaaacaatgacaacgTCGATTACAACTCATCACATACGAAGTGAGAGAATAAACGAAATCTTCAGATATGTAAGGATGAGGGGatgatcattttttttatttaccgtTACTGGAGCCGGCTGATTGTTATCTCTGTAAATGAGAGCCACATTTTGTTTATGCTCTAGCAGTGTATAAGGCCATCAGCAGTACATCTTTATGTGTCAAGACAGGCTTCAAGCAAAGACACTTACTGTGAACGGCTCTTGTCGACTCTTTGCAGGATGGTTAAAGTTATTATAAAGATCAGGCAACACACAAATAGAACAGTTGAAGCCACAATAAATACATGCCACTCTCcagcttctcttttctctggaagaaaaacaaatagattTAACACCGATGTAACATGCAAACTAAACTCGGCTGTTTAGTCGAGTTGGATCACAGTCGTGTAAAGACAGTTTGGTTTTATGTCCATGTAAGGTGACTTTTTCATAAAGGAAGCCACGGTGGGTGCTGTGGAGGCATGTGGTCTCATACGCAAACAGACacgagtattttatgtgtagttaTACTATAGAGTCCAAACTGAAAACTCTGTTGTATCAGTCAGTGCAGTGACACCTTGTTTCTGTCTAGAGGATTGTCtatgtggatgtgtggctgtgtgCTTTAATTCAGGGCTGAGCATCACACCTGTAATTATCAGCTCCCAATTCTGTTCCCACAGTCCCTCGAGCGCAGCAAGGTTACAGCTGTAGTTCCCTGCATGAGACCTCTGGACGCCGTCTATGACCAGTGCGTACGGTTCTGTCCCCGACAGAGACATATTTATCTTCAGGCTCTCTGCTTCTTCACTTCTGTACAGGGCCGCGACCTGTGGCTTGTAGCTGATCAGGGCTGCTCCGTTAAATCGCCACGTGAGCTGTTGGACCGTGATTGTAGACACGTTGCAGGCTAGCGTCACTCTGCCGCCCACCATCTTTGTGATGACTTTGCCCTCTGACATTCAAATGGATAGATTTAATTTTCAGGAACCATTCTGTCACAGTATAgagttaaaggaatagtttgacatttcgGGAAACATATCTATTTGATTTCTAACTCAGAGAGGATCGTTACTGCTGTTACATGCTCTGTAAATATGAAGCCACTGCTCAAAGTGAGGTAGCTCAGCTCGGCATGAGACTGGACCTGTCCAGAGGCTACAAAATCCAACCACAAGCACCAGTTTTTAGTAGTTTATTACAAAATACTGTTCTATATTGTCCCATATATCACCTATTTTTTTAGAAATATGGGGTAATACATAcataacctttaaaaaaaatgagggtAATTTAGGACTAAtagaaaatcaatgaaaatgaattgaaattgaaacaATTTACAGTTTTAATAGATGGTTTGAAAATATAACCAAATATAAAACGTTCATTTGATTAGTAAAAATCTATTTGTGTGATATTGGGTTTGGGTTTTATACACATTCATAGTCAAAGAATAGTAAGTGAGCATCTTTCCCAATATGTTGAACTATTCCTGTAGCTCATTAACTTGTTATCCTGATAATTGTCTTGTAAGTTAATTTTACCTGCAAGTGAGGAAATCCAGAAATTGCAACATATCAGGAACAATGTCCTGTTGATGCTCAGATATGCGGAAACATCATCCATCGCTCCTTGAAATAAAGACAGTTTACTATAAACACGATGCTTTTCTGGGTTTAAATATTAAACCTCAGGTCGAATCAGTGATCTGAttcatgcaaaaacaaaacaagatacaACAAAAGATATAGAAGGGGTTGTaaatcacaggaaaaaaaacaacagaatccGAATGAAAcaatcataaataaaaataactctATGAGAGAGAAATGTGCATCTCTTCCACAACCAGACATCTCGAGATAAATATAGTAATCACTTTCTTACCggcagtgtgtttctgtgctctttggtccctctcttcttccttaACTCTAAATTACAGCTTCAATCTATTTTCTAATTATGTTTAATTTCAAGGCAACATGAAGgcaaaaattacatttgtgcCAGAATAACAGTCATCAACTCACGTCTCTGTATTTGACTGTGTTGCTGACGTGTGCTAAACCTGGTCAGACCCCccctacaacacacacacacaaacacacacacacacacacacacacacacacacacacacacacacacacacactgtacacacagcagaattgtttccatacagGAAGTACATTTTTTAGCTCTGCTGGCTGTCAGAGTAaagaatttttttctttttttttgtgcaggTGTTGAAGGCTGCAGAAATGAAGCTGATCTTGTTCTTGTAACCTCAGCACTATGAGAGGCCTTAGgtcacattacatgtttttctttccttttcatgaaaatgcaaaccaacatttgaaaatgagatATATCATGAATCCAGCCcatcaaataaaactgaaacgaGTTTGTTTCCTGACAGACGACAGAAACTCCTCTTGCACGCTTGTTTCATGGAGCCATCTGGTCTGGAGGGTTATGTTTTGGCAACCTCAAACAGTAGCTCTTCTGTTTTCAACAGTCACATTACAGTGTGCACATAGACACACCCAGTTTCATGAGGAGCACAAGTTACCAATACCAAAGGTCTAGCAAAGACTGATCAAATTCCACAGGATTTCtatgcaaattcaaataatATATCAAGATTTGATGTAGGAGCCACGAATAAGTTTAAGAggaatattatcattattattttggttATGAAACAAGGTggaatgtgtttgtatttcgGGGTGTTAGTTCTTATTTATTGTTGATTTGTGTTCATCGTCAGCAAGAAGGTCACATAGGATATGGGCGGGGTTATACTTTATATGAGCACATGAACACTTCATGTGGGTTGGAGAGAGGGTGAGTAGGCCACATAGGTGACTTGGTtgtagacattttaatgaagaattctTACACATTATATATTCAAAAGACCAGTGAATGTTACCAGTTGTCAGTGTGACTGGTCGTCTGTAAAGTGTTGTGGGTTTTTCTTGTAAAATGAGGAACATGAGTAAAGAGATCTCTGAGCTGTTGAACAGAGGTCACGTGATGCTGGGGGATGTAACTATAGAAAGGTAATTTCCTTGTTtggaaactgtttttaaaaccgAGTGACACATGGACAACAGTTGGATGAGACATGCACTTAGAATAGTTCAGTggaattaaaacaaactgatcCTGtttctcagacaaacacactcttaGTCATATTCTGCACATGTGGGTTGCACATATTAAGTCAGCCAAAAATACCGAAATAAAGTCAATGTTGGAACAAAGAATCCAGGAATAAAAGTACAACACACTGCCCCTTGGTGGTGATTTGATCATATACCACTTTCCTCATTTCTCAAGAATCAGCTGTGACACTTAAAAACCCTATAACCCCATTCATAATAGCTATTTCTTCACGTTCtaagaaaatatgtttcattAAGTCAGCTGAATAAATCTATACACATGAggtgtttttaatgttggtgCAACAGTTTACGTTGtaaattgtaaatgtgtttgacCATAGATGGGAGTTtatccactgatccaatcagagca includes:
- the LOC138411936 gene encoding uncharacterized protein, whose protein sequence is MDDVSAYLSINRTLFLICCNFWISSLAEGKVITKMVGGRVTLACNVSTITVQQLTWRFNGAALISYKPQVAALYRSEEAESLKINMSLSGTEPYALVIDGVQRSHAGNYSCNLAALEGLWEQNWELIITEKREAGEWHVFIVASTVLFVCCLIFIITLTILQRVDKSRSQDNNQPAPVTELTGDIYENCLEMNVGHQRSCQPHHNMRTAHHR